The Nitrospira sp. CR1.1 genome has a segment encoding these proteins:
- a CDS encoding tetratricopeptide repeat protein, protein MSSPHRIAPSIAAEIDRLATAVAKDPRSKDFLPLADEYIKADMWQEAAAVLEDGLKVYPGFVTAMAALGRVYDQLGHSAKAKAILEDVVKQRPDNLRAHRILAKLYDTEGQAELALRSCAAILNANPFDEEALAFKRHVTGAPNDPPPAKRDKKRNATEPTADKPPAANPAVSAAQSALSEVALPTMPTGEPLHDPVPAPPAVQHAAAIARLETWLGTIQAKRHADASRR, encoded by the coding sequence GTGTCGTCACCGCACCGTATCGCCCCCAGTATCGCCGCCGAGATCGACCGTTTGGCAACGGCAGTGGCCAAGGATCCCCGCTCCAAAGACTTCCTTCCTCTCGCAGACGAATACATCAAAGCCGACATGTGGCAGGAAGCCGCAGCCGTGCTCGAGGATGGCCTGAAGGTCTATCCGGGGTTCGTAACAGCCATGGCTGCGCTGGGCAGGGTCTACGATCAACTGGGCCACTCAGCAAAAGCGAAGGCCATTCTCGAAGACGTCGTCAAGCAACGCCCCGACAATCTTCGCGCGCACCGCATCCTCGCCAAGCTCTACGACACGGAGGGACAGGCTGAACTGGCGCTCCGTTCCTGCGCAGCCATCCTCAACGCCAACCCCTTCGACGAAGAAGCGCTGGCATTCAAGCGACACGTCACTGGCGCGCCGAACGATCCGCCGCCAGCGAAACGCGACAAGAAACGCAACGCCACAGAACCAACCGCCGACAAGCCTCCTGCGGCTAATCCCGCCGTGTCGGCTGCCCAGTCCGCGCTGTCGGAGGTGGCGTTGCCCACCATGCCGACTGGTGAACCCCTTCATGACCCGGTCCCTGCACCTCCCGCCGTTCAACATGCCGCCGCTATCGCGCGCCTTGAAACCTGGCTCGGCACCATTCAGGCCAAACGGCATGCCGACGCGAGCCGACGCTAG
- the coaBC gene encoding bifunctional phosphopantothenoylcysteine decarboxylase/phosphopantothenate--cysteine ligase CoaBC, translated as MQTTGPSLPGVRLVLAVTGSIAAYKAVSLLRLLRREAATVNVVMTAGACRFVTPLTFEVLSGAHVATDLFEAHQEMLHLSLPEQAHAIVIAPATANCLAKAALGLANDLLSTMLLTTQCPVIFAPAMDGDMWRHPTVVEHVAALRARGAIIVEPEDGPLASGRQGQGRLADEERILAAVLTTVHPRRDWSGRKVLISAGPTQEAIDPVRFISNRSSGKMGYALAEAARTRGAEVVLVSGPTSLPSPAGIEYCPVVTAEEMRKAITHRLAWSDTVIMAAAVADFRPARPSASKIKKQRGPVTHLELETTDDILRELSERRTSQLLVGFAAETEDLLAHAKEKLHAKGVDLLVANDVTAAGSGFGSDTNRVWLLTREGDPEALPLLSKRDVADRILDRMLTVQSGQRRSTQPSRPRRKE; from the coding sequence GTGCAGACCACCGGCCCCTCACTTCCCGGTGTCCGCCTTGTGCTCGCCGTCACCGGGAGTATTGCCGCCTATAAAGCGGTGAGTCTGCTGCGCCTTTTACGGCGCGAAGCCGCCACGGTCAATGTCGTGATGACGGCCGGCGCCTGCCGGTTCGTCACCCCGCTGACATTTGAGGTGTTGTCCGGCGCCCATGTGGCGACGGACCTCTTCGAAGCTCACCAGGAGATGCTTCACCTGTCTCTGCCGGAGCAGGCGCACGCCATCGTGATTGCACCGGCCACGGCCAATTGCCTCGCCAAGGCCGCCCTCGGACTCGCAAACGATCTCCTCTCCACCATGCTCCTCACGACTCAATGCCCGGTAATCTTCGCGCCGGCCATGGACGGCGACATGTGGCGACATCCCACCGTCGTGGAACATGTCGCCGCCTTGCGAGCACGCGGAGCGATCATCGTGGAACCGGAGGATGGTCCGCTGGCATCCGGCCGCCAGGGACAGGGACGGTTGGCCGATGAGGAACGAATCCTGGCAGCCGTTCTCACCACCGTTCACCCGCGCCGAGATTGGTCTGGCCGTAAAGTGCTCATTTCAGCCGGACCAACCCAGGAAGCCATCGATCCCGTCCGGTTTATCTCCAACCGATCGTCGGGGAAAATGGGATACGCCTTGGCCGAGGCTGCCCGAACCCGTGGGGCGGAAGTCGTGCTGGTCTCGGGTCCGACATCGCTGCCGTCACCCGCCGGAATTGAATATTGTCCGGTCGTCACGGCCGAGGAGATGCGAAAGGCGATCACACACCGGTTGGCCTGGAGCGATACCGTTATTATGGCCGCCGCCGTCGCAGACTTTCGTCCCGCGCGCCCCTCGGCCAGCAAGATTAAGAAGCAGCGCGGGCCCGTCACTCATCTCGAACTCGAAACGACCGACGATATTCTTCGCGAACTGAGTGAACGCCGCACGAGCCAATTACTCGTCGGATTTGCCGCAGAAACTGAGGATCTCCTTGCCCACGCCAAGGAAAAACTGCATGCTAAGGGCGTTGATCTCTTGGTCGCCAATGACGTGACAGCGGCAGGGTCGGGCTTCGGATCCGACACGAACCGGGTCTGGCTCCTAACCCGCGAGGGTGATCCCGAAGCGCTTCCGCTGCTGTCCAAGCGCGATGTCGCAGACCGGATCCTGGACCGCATGCTGACAGTGCAGAGCGGCCAGCGACGGTCGACACAACCATCGCGACCGCGTCGGAAGGAGTAA
- the rpoZ gene encoding DNA-directed RNA polymerase subunit omega, whose protein sequence is MGEMLSLLPEYAAGEFDSRHRLVIVAAQRAKQLVQGARMTASSKFTKETSIALDEVLRHKVKFLVGKEARDAIKESKRVKEGETERLAMMTGEDAKEIKKELSVYVDDTAKPVAAPEAEE, encoded by the coding sequence ATGGGTGAAATGTTATCGTTGTTACCGGAATATGCCGCCGGCGAATTCGATTCCCGCCACCGCCTGGTCATCGTCGCGGCGCAGCGCGCCAAACAATTGGTCCAGGGCGCGCGCATGACCGCGTCCTCCAAGTTCACCAAAGAAACCAGCATCGCGCTCGATGAGGTGTTGCGACATAAGGTGAAGTTCCTGGTCGGCAAGGAAGCCCGCGATGCGATCAAGGAATCCAAGCGCGTGAAGGAAGGCGAGACCGAACGCCTGGCGATGATGACCGGAGAAGACGCCAAGGAGATCAAAAAAGAACTCAGCGTCTACGTCGACGATACCGCCAAGCCCGTCGCCGCCCCGGAGGCCGAGGAGTAG
- a CDS encoding guanylate kinase — MFIISAPSGSGKTTLCKQITANVPGLWHSISYTTRKPRPGEVDGQDYHFLDEASFRQMIDRNEFVEWAHVYGNLYGTPRKELTEKMEQGIDVLLEIDVQGARSVKKKFEDGVYIFILPPSFDTLRTRLQNRAGDSPEEIQRRLQKAKEEVWSYREYYYIVRNDDLKQSLKELESVFLAERIKTKRLNMTWLEEKFILDKEGKQGNSSSAPASKEHLHHG; from the coding sequence CTGTTCATCATTTCCGCCCCGTCAGGGAGCGGGAAAACGACGCTGTGCAAACAGATCACGGCCAATGTTCCAGGCTTGTGGCATTCCATTTCTTACACCACCCGCAAGCCGCGCCCCGGAGAGGTGGATGGGCAGGACTATCATTTCCTGGATGAAGCCTCATTCCGGCAGATGATTGATCGAAACGAATTCGTGGAATGGGCCCACGTCTACGGCAATCTATACGGAACGCCCCGCAAGGAATTGACGGAAAAAATGGAACAGGGCATCGATGTCCTGCTCGAAATCGACGTGCAGGGCGCCCGGTCAGTGAAGAAGAAATTCGAGGACGGCGTCTATATTTTCATTCTCCCGCCGTCATTTGATACCTTGCGAACCAGGCTCCAAAACAGAGCCGGGGACTCGCCGGAAGAAATTCAGCGGCGCCTGCAGAAGGCCAAGGAAGAGGTCTGGAGCTATCGCGAGTATTACTACATCGTCCGGAATGATGATCTGAAACAATCGCTGAAAGAACTCGAAAGCGTGTTCCTGGCGGAACGCATCAAAACGAAACGCCTGAACATGACCTGGCTGGAAGAAAAGTTTATTCTCGACAAAGAGGGCAAGCAGGGGAATTCCTCCTCCGCCCCCGCATCAAAGGAGCACTTGCATCATGGGTGA
- a CDS encoding YicC family protein, with protein sequence MDGRLAATPLARAVCLPGARAEMRALRALHRLPLGRETRTMIRSMTGYGKKDGTSQKAGVTVEIRSVNHRFLEVAVRVPRSLAQLEDHIRKAVQQRCLRGRVDVSVSVQAAGGSLKTVQIDHALAKQYHAALKKLQKTLGLRGAVEMSIVAGFRDIVSITDEPVDTDHLGKTVLRVLGGALTDLEKMRKREGDALAKDLAVHLDAIRSAKSTVAEKAPELSRISFERMKARIEALLQSELPDPARLNQELAVYADRSDISEELVRLESHMIQFDQTLRSEESVGKTLEFLLQEMGREVNTIGSKANDAEIAALVVRMKAELEKLREQVQNVE encoded by the coding sequence ATGGACGGAAGGCTCGCAGCGACTCCTCTTGCACGGGCGGTATGTCTGCCTGGCGCGCGCGCCGAAATGCGGGCTCTGCGCGCTCTACACCGATTGCCATTGGGAAGGGAAACTCGCACGATGATCCGAAGTATGACCGGGTATGGGAAAAAAGACGGCACCTCGCAGAAGGCCGGCGTCACCGTAGAAATTCGCTCCGTCAACCACCGGTTTCTGGAGGTGGCGGTCAGGGTCCCTCGATCCCTGGCGCAGTTGGAGGACCACATTCGCAAGGCCGTTCAACAGCGCTGCCTTCGCGGGAGAGTCGATGTGTCGGTGTCGGTACAGGCCGCCGGCGGCAGCCTGAAAACCGTTCAGATCGATCACGCGCTCGCCAAACAATACCATGCGGCCCTCAAAAAGCTGCAGAAGACCCTCGGATTGCGGGGCGCGGTAGAGATGTCCATAGTCGCCGGGTTTCGCGACATCGTCTCCATTACAGATGAACCGGTCGATACCGACCATCTTGGGAAAACCGTGTTGCGCGTGCTTGGCGGAGCCCTGACCGACCTGGAGAAGATGCGCAAGCGCGAAGGGGACGCGCTGGCGAAGGACTTGGCTGTTCACTTGGACGCGATCCGGTCAGCCAAATCAACCGTGGCGGAAAAGGCTCCGGAACTCTCCAGAATCTCCTTTGAACGCATGAAAGCACGGATCGAGGCCCTCCTGCAAAGCGAGCTGCCGGATCCGGCCCGTCTCAACCAGGAACTGGCTGTGTATGCGGACCGTTCTGACATCTCGGAAGAATTGGTCAGACTTGAGTCACATATGATACAGTTCGACCAGACACTCCGCAGCGAGGAGTCCGTGGGGAAAACGCTGGAGTTTCTCCTTCAGGAAATGGGGCGTGAAGTGAACACCATCGGCTCGAAAGCCAATGATGCGGAGATCGCCGCGCTGGTCGTCCGCATGAAAGCCGAACTGGAAAAATTGCGCGAACAAGTTCAAAATGTGGAGTAA
- the nth gene encoding endonuclease III, with the protein MKAAASHHASAQTGKRRLARMLDALRTTAPALKVELDYHTPWELLVATILSAQCTDQRVNQVTPALFRRYRQPRDYAAADPAELEAFIRPTGFFKTKAKHLMHCAKAVVETFQGKVPDTMEALTGLPGVGRKTANVLLGNAFDKPAVVVDTHVKRVAGRLHLTRHTDPEKIEMDLQRLLPAEEWTEGSQRLLLHGRYVCLARAPKCGLCALYTDCHWEGKLAR; encoded by the coding sequence ATGAAAGCCGCCGCCTCACATCACGCGTCTGCTCAGACCGGCAAGCGCCGCCTTGCGCGAATGCTTGACGCGTTACGGACAACCGCGCCCGCCCTGAAAGTCGAGCTGGACTATCACACGCCGTGGGAGCTGTTGGTCGCCACGATTCTCTCGGCGCAATGCACGGACCAGCGCGTGAACCAGGTCACTCCGGCTCTCTTTCGGCGGTATCGGCAGCCGCGCGACTATGCGGCGGCTGACCCTGCGGAGTTGGAGGCGTTCATCCGTCCGACCGGTTTTTTTAAGACCAAGGCCAAACATCTCATGCACTGTGCGAAAGCCGTGGTCGAAACGTTTCAAGGCAAGGTGCCGGATACAATGGAGGCGCTCACGGGACTGCCGGGGGTCGGGCGTAAAACCGCCAACGTCCTGCTCGGCAATGCGTTTGATAAGCCGGCCGTGGTGGTCGATACCCACGTGAAACGAGTGGCGGGGCGACTGCACCTCACCCGCCATACGGATCCGGAAAAAATCGAGATGGACCTGCAGCGGTTGCTGCCCGCAGAGGAATGGACGGAAGGCTCGCAGCGACTCCTCTTGCACGGGCGGTATGTCTGCCTGGCGCGCGCGCCGAAATGCGGGCTCTGCGCGCTCTACACCGATTGCCATTGGGAAGGGAAACTCGCACGATGA
- the hflX gene encoding GTPase HflX, which yields MPTVYGHVNGLKASHLAALERLYRRRIPASNVLTAELARTTTLLSRDLRRPIGLLITRRGVVEQVLVGAGCAPTFESLAKFRGGPHSLRGLRLIRTHLHDEPLSQDDLTHLALLRLDMIGVLGVTETGEPSRLHLAHLLPPNQQGEVCRILKPVPFHDLDLQLDTFLHALESDFQRSDTQHTVAAGQESAILVSAAPKGHAEQEEHLEELNELARSAGVRVLDRVAQRTHEGYERYLLGKGKLKEVVMRALQKGADLIIFDQDLAPAQARAISEVTDLKIIDRTQLILDIFARRAHTREGKVQVELAQLRYLLPRLSGHGASLSRLGGGIGTRGPGETKLETDRRRIRDRIAHLEREIDDVARHQDQRRSRRLRQGLPILSIVGYTNAGKSTLLNTLTHSQIPAQDRLFETLDTTSRRLRFPHDREVIVTDTVGFIRDLPKDLVGAFRTTLDELRDADMLLHIVDASAPNLDQQVTAVDTVLQSLQMDTIPRIMVLNKCDRLSAREAEALCQRYHGIAISALDRETLRPLIAHLETLLPTVSSPASLETDPGQPPQDLALASHP from the coding sequence ATCCCAACCGTCTATGGACATGTCAACGGCCTGAAGGCCAGCCATCTCGCAGCGCTGGAACGATTGTATCGCCGCCGCATCCCTGCCTCGAACGTGCTCACTGCCGAGTTGGCCCGAACCACAACCCTGCTGTCGCGTGACCTTCGCCGTCCGATCGGACTCCTCATCACGCGCCGCGGAGTCGTTGAGCAGGTATTGGTGGGGGCCGGCTGCGCGCCGACGTTCGAGTCGCTTGCGAAGTTCAGGGGCGGCCCCCATTCATTGCGCGGCCTGAGGCTCATCCGAACGCATCTTCATGACGAGCCGCTCAGCCAGGACGATCTCACGCACTTGGCGCTCCTGCGACTGGACATGATCGGAGTCCTGGGCGTGACGGAAACGGGCGAACCAAGCCGGCTGCACCTTGCGCACCTGCTGCCGCCGAATCAACAAGGCGAGGTCTGCCGCATTCTGAAACCGGTCCCGTTCCATGATCTGGATCTGCAACTGGATACCTTCCTCCATGCGCTTGAAAGCGACTTCCAGCGATCGGACACGCAGCATACCGTCGCGGCAGGCCAGGAGTCGGCCATATTGGTGAGCGCCGCACCAAAGGGCCACGCCGAACAGGAAGAGCACTTGGAGGAATTGAACGAACTCGCCCGGTCAGCGGGGGTACGCGTATTGGATCGTGTTGCGCAACGCACCCATGAGGGCTATGAGCGGTATTTGCTGGGCAAGGGCAAACTCAAAGAAGTCGTTATGCGCGCGCTGCAAAAGGGCGCCGACCTTATCATCTTCGACCAGGACCTAGCTCCGGCACAGGCACGGGCGATTTCCGAAGTGACCGACCTGAAGATCATCGATCGCACCCAACTCATTCTGGATATTTTTGCCCGCCGCGCGCACACGCGGGAAGGCAAGGTCCAAGTCGAATTGGCCCAGCTCCGGTATCTGCTGCCGAGGCTTTCCGGACATGGCGCCTCATTGTCACGGCTCGGCGGAGGAATCGGCACACGCGGACCTGGCGAAACCAAATTGGAAACCGACCGCCGCCGCATCCGCGACCGGATCGCCCATCTGGAGCGCGAGATCGATGACGTGGCTCGGCATCAGGATCAGCGGCGGTCCAGGCGCCTCCGGCAAGGATTACCGATTCTCTCCATCGTCGGTTATACCAACGCCGGCAAATCGACTCTGCTCAACACGCTGACCCACAGCCAGATCCCGGCGCAGGACCGCCTGTTTGAAACGCTGGACACCACCAGCCGCCGCCTGCGCTTTCCGCATGATCGCGAAGTTATTGTGACCGATACCGTCGGGTTTATCCGTGACCTTCCCAAAGATTTGGTCGGCGCCTTTCGCACCACGCTGGATGAATTGCGTGATGCCGACATGCTGCTGCACATCGTCGATGCCTCCGCACCCAATCTCGACCAGCAGGTGACGGCGGTTGATACCGTCCTGCAATCGCTCCAGATGGATACGATACCGCGCATCATGGTGCTGAACAAATGTGATCGACTCTCGGCGCGAGAGGCTGAGGCGCTCTGCCAACGGTATCATGGCATTGCCATTTCGGCACTGGACCGGGAGACCTTGCGGCCCTTGATCGCGCACCTGGAAACTCTGTTACCAACCGTTTCCAGCCCCGCTTCGCTCGAAACAGACCCCGGCCAGCCGCCTCAGGACCTGGCACTTGCATCTCACCCCTGA
- the tsaD gene encoding tRNA (adenosine(37)-N6)-threonylcarbamoyltransferase complex transferase subunit TsaD: protein MNRATSATLLGPILGIETSCDETAAAVLDGNGQVLSNIISSQQAVHERFGGVVPELASRAHIQNIDQVTRRALDEAGLGWRNLRAVAVTQGPGLAGALLVGLSYAKSTAYALGIPLVGVSHLEGHIASAWINRPAFPRTCVVLIASGGHTHLFHAEEKGGFHLLGRTIDDAAGEAFDKGAQMLGLGYPGGPLIDAAARNGRPTAVRFPRSRVRTGQFDFSFSGLKTALLYHLRDMSLDAIAQQQADLAAAYQEAIVDVLVGQAFAAVKRAGVSALAVVGGVSANSRLRARLAERAVKEGIELGLPALSYCTDNAAMIATAGQRALLQGNVASFDCEAMPDCALPVWSGSGAVRHPS, encoded by the coding sequence ATGAATAGGGCTACTTCGGCAACACTCCTCGGTCCCATCCTCGGCATCGAAACCTCCTGTGATGAAACTGCCGCCGCCGTTCTTGATGGGAACGGACAGGTTCTTTCCAACATCATTTCGTCGCAACAAGCCGTGCACGAACGATTCGGCGGAGTGGTCCCGGAACTCGCGTCGCGGGCGCATATTCAGAATATAGACCAGGTAACTCGCAGGGCGCTTGACGAAGCAGGTCTTGGCTGGAGAAATTTGCGAGCCGTCGCCGTCACGCAGGGGCCTGGTCTGGCAGGCGCCCTTCTGGTCGGCCTCAGTTATGCCAAATCCACGGCGTATGCTCTGGGGATTCCGCTGGTCGGCGTGAGTCACCTGGAGGGGCATATCGCGTCGGCCTGGATCAACCGCCCGGCATTTCCGAGAACCTGCGTTGTGCTGATTGCATCGGGGGGGCACACGCATCTCTTCCACGCGGAAGAGAAAGGCGGATTCCACCTCCTGGGACGCACCATCGATGACGCCGCAGGCGAGGCCTTCGATAAAGGCGCGCAGATGCTCGGCCTCGGGTACCCGGGCGGGCCGCTCATCGATGCCGCAGCCCGGAACGGGCGACCAACGGCCGTGCGATTTCCCCGCTCACGCGTCAGAACGGGCCAGTTTGATTTCAGTTTCAGCGGGCTCAAAACCGCGCTGCTGTATCACCTCCGGGACATGAGTCTTGATGCGATTGCCCAACAACAGGCCGACCTGGCTGCCGCCTATCAGGAGGCGATCGTGGATGTGCTTGTCGGCCAGGCCTTCGCCGCAGTCAAACGTGCGGGGGTATCCGCGCTCGCCGTCGTGGGCGGCGTGTCGGCCAATTCGCGGCTTCGCGCTCGTTTGGCCGAGCGAGCCGTCAAGGAGGGGATTGAATTGGGGCTTCCGGCACTTTCGTACTGCACCGATAATGCGGCCATGATTGCCACTGCAGGGCAGCGAGCGCTCCTTCAAGGCAACGTCGCGTCTTTCGACTGCGAGGCTATGCCCGACTGTGCATTGCCGGTCTGGTCGGGGAGCGGCGCCGTCCGCCACCCATCTTAA
- a CDS encoding AAA domain-containing protein yields MFERFTDKGRKIIILAREEAERHQNDYLGTEHLVLAILRETDGIALMILKKMGLSTEQIRLEIERNLPGGGTTMTFGEIPFSPRVKKVIEYGVEEARLLGHNHIGSEHLLLGLLREEEGIGGKILRSLGANLLTARQLTVTFLRKSAPRERDRKSNTPALDEFGRDLTQLAQEGQLDPVIGRADEIERVLQILSRRSKNNPVLIGESGVGKTAIVEGLAQRIIASEVPDNLLSRRVIALDLGSLVAGTKYRGQFEERLKVVMKEIVQAGNIIIFIDELHTLVGAGAAEGSIDASNMLKPALSRGEIQCIGATTLDEYRKHIEKDGALKRRFQPIHVQPPSTDETVRIIQGLRDRYEEHHGVEITEDAIVEAVKLADRYITDRFLPDKAIDLIDETGSRAKLQTYALPSELKALEQELKKISREKELAISMQNFEEAVRHREEEERLRKLLDESKREWKKNQEKHKPTIGKEEVAYVVSKMTGIPLFKLEEEESNKLLRMEEFLHKRVIGQNEAISAVARAIRRSRAGLKEAKKPIGSFIFLGPTGVGKTELARTLAEFLFNSEDALIRIDMSEYQEKFTSSRLFGAPPGYVGYEEGGQLTEKVRRRPYSVVLFDEIEKAHPDVFNVLLQVLDDGVLTDSLGRKVDFKNTVVIMTSNIGTKLIQKGVSLGFQNDEKSGQALRKKDEVMGELRRSFSPEFLNRIDEIVVFHSLEKEHLIHILDILLHELNLRLIDKSVSIEVDDEVKQWLIKEGYEPLYGARPMRRIIQRAIGDPLSEELIKGRFKDNRKIKVVLRDGAPAFIEQEAMAGV; encoded by the coding sequence ATGTTCGAACGGTTCACGGACAAGGGTCGCAAGATCATCATCCTGGCACGTGAAGAAGCCGAGCGCCATCAGAACGATTACCTGGGCACCGAGCACCTGGTGTTGGCCATCCTTCGCGAGACGGATGGGATTGCGCTGATGATCCTGAAAAAAATGGGCCTCTCGACCGAACAGATTCGCCTCGAAATCGAGCGCAACCTACCGGGCGGCGGCACGACAATGACCTTCGGAGAAATTCCTTTCAGTCCGCGGGTCAAGAAAGTCATCGAGTACGGGGTGGAAGAAGCCCGGCTCCTCGGTCATAACCATATCGGCAGTGAGCACTTATTGCTCGGACTTCTGCGTGAAGAGGAAGGCATCGGCGGAAAGATTCTGCGGAGTCTTGGCGCCAACCTCTTGACCGCCAGGCAGCTCACGGTGACCTTCCTGCGGAAGTCCGCCCCTCGCGAGCGGGACCGCAAGAGCAACACCCCGGCGCTCGACGAGTTCGGACGTGATTTGACACAACTCGCCCAAGAGGGGCAGTTGGATCCCGTCATCGGACGGGCGGATGAAATCGAACGGGTGCTTCAGATCCTCAGCCGACGCTCGAAGAACAATCCTGTACTCATCGGGGAATCCGGCGTCGGCAAGACGGCCATTGTCGAAGGGCTCGCGCAGCGCATCATCGCGTCGGAAGTCCCGGACAATTTGCTGTCCCGTCGCGTCATCGCGCTGGACCTGGGCTCGCTGGTCGCCGGCACCAAATACCGCGGCCAGTTCGAAGAGCGCTTGAAAGTGGTGATGAAAGAGATCGTGCAGGCTGGCAACATTATTATCTTCATCGACGAATTGCACACGCTGGTCGGCGCCGGCGCTGCTGAAGGTTCGATCGACGCCTCCAATATGCTCAAGCCGGCGTTGTCGCGCGGAGAAATTCAATGTATCGGCGCCACGACGCTGGACGAATACCGCAAGCACATTGAGAAGGACGGGGCCCTCAAGCGCCGCTTCCAACCCATTCATGTGCAACCGCCAAGCACAGATGAAACGGTGCGCATCATTCAGGGCTTGCGTGATCGGTACGAGGAACACCATGGCGTAGAGATCACCGAAGACGCCATTGTGGAGGCGGTCAAGTTAGCGGATCGCTACATCACCGACCGGTTCCTGCCGGATAAGGCCATCGATCTGATCGACGAAACCGGCTCCCGGGCGAAGTTGCAGACCTACGCGCTTCCGTCCGAACTCAAAGCGCTGGAGCAGGAGCTCAAGAAGATCTCGCGGGAAAAAGAACTGGCCATCTCGATGCAAAATTTCGAAGAAGCTGTTCGTCACCGGGAGGAAGAAGAGCGTCTGCGGAAACTGCTCGACGAGTCCAAGCGCGAATGGAAGAAGAACCAGGAAAAGCACAAACCGACCATCGGCAAGGAAGAAGTCGCGTATGTCGTGTCGAAAATGACCGGCATTCCGCTCTTCAAGCTGGAAGAAGAAGAATCCAATAAACTGCTCCGCATGGAAGAATTCCTCCACAAGCGGGTCATTGGGCAAAACGAAGCCATCTCGGCGGTTGCTCGCGCCATCCGTCGATCCAGGGCCGGGCTCAAGGAAGCAAAGAAACCCATCGGTTCCTTTATTTTCCTCGGTCCGACCGGAGTCGGAAAAACGGAGTTGGCGAGAACTCTGGCGGAGTTCCTCTTCAATAGCGAAGATGCGCTCATCCGGATTGATATGTCCGAATACCAGGAGAAATTCACCAGTTCGCGGCTCTTCGGGGCGCCTCCCGGTTATGTCGGGTATGAGGAAGGCGGCCAGCTGACGGAGAAAGTTCGCCGCCGGCCCTATTCCGTGGTGCTGTTCGACGAAATCGAAAAGGCGCATCCGGATGTGTTTAACGTCCTGTTGCAGGTGTTGGACGACGGCGTGCTCACCGATAGCTTAGGCAGAAAAGTCGATTTCAAGAACACGGTCGTCATCATGACGTCCAACATCGGCACCAAGTTGATTCAAAAAGGAGTCTCGCTAGGATTCCAAAACGACGAAAAGAGCGGACAAGCGTTGCGCAAGAAGGATGAAGTGATGGGCGAGCTCCGCCGCTCCTTCAGCCCGGAATTCTTGAACCGCATCGACGAGATCGTGGTCTTCCACTCACTGGAGAAGGAACACCTCATCCATATCCTGGATATTCTGCTGCACGAGCTGAATCTCCGCCTCATCGACAAGAGCGTCAGCATCGAGGTGGATGATGAGGTCAAACAGTGGCTGATCAAGGAAGGATACGAACCGCTGTACGGCGCGCGCCCCATGCGGCGCATCATTCAGCGGGCCATCGGCGATCCGCTGTCCGAAGAGCTCATCAAGGGCCGGTTCAAGGACAACCGGAAAATCAAAGTCGTCCTCCGCGACGGCGCGCCGGCCTTCATCGAACAGGAAGCCATGGCGGGCGTGTAA
- a CDS encoding NAD(+) kinase has protein sequence MKSKSIGILTKPKFPEVKATVQAVVSWLRSRNIDVLLDTTSTTLLGEQGGFQKTQLASKADVLLVLGGDGTMLNAARLAGERGIPILGVNMGGLGFLTEVVLENLYPSLERVFANDFVLDERLMLRTHVHRHGETVARGVVLNDVVISKGTLARMIELKIAIQGQFVTNLRGDGLIISTPTGSTAYSLSAGGPIINPAVPSLILTPVCPHTLTHRPLIVPASAEIEVVLTSKDDGAMATLDGQVGVALTQGDTVEIQASEHLTRLIRFPESSYYEVLREKLKWGDG, from the coding sequence ATGAAAAGCAAGAGCATCGGCATTCTCACCAAACCCAAATTTCCTGAAGTGAAGGCTACGGTGCAAGCCGTGGTGAGTTGGTTACGCTCGCGGAACATCGACGTGCTCCTGGATACGACTTCGACGACCTTGCTCGGAGAACAGGGCGGGTTTCAAAAAACTCAATTAGCCAGCAAGGCCGATGTGCTGCTCGTTCTGGGGGGCGACGGGACGATGCTCAACGCGGCGCGATTGGCCGGCGAACGCGGCATTCCAATTCTCGGAGTCAATATGGGCGGCCTCGGATTTCTGACCGAAGTCGTCCTGGAGAATTTGTATCCGTCCCTGGAGCGCGTGTTTGCCAATGACTTTGTGCTCGATGAACGGTTGATGCTGAGGACGCACGTGCACCGGCACGGAGAAACAGTTGCGCGAGGGGTCGTGTTGAACGACGTGGTCATCAGCAAGGGCACTCTGGCCAGGATGATTGAACTCAAAATTGCCATTCAAGGGCAGTTCGTCACGAACCTGCGCGGCGACGGTCTGATCATTAGCACGCCTACGGGGTCGACGGCCTATTCGCTGTCAGCCGGAGGACCCATCATCAATCCTGCCGTCCCGTCATTGATCTTAACGCCAGTCTGTCCGCATACGCTGACACATCGCCCATTGATCGTGCCGGCCAGCGCGGAAATCGAAGTCGTGTTGACCAGCAAAGATGACGGGGCGATGGCAACGCTCGATGGCCAGGTCGGTGTGGCCCTGACTCAGGGCGACACGGTGGAAATTCAAGCCTCCGAGCACCTGACCAGGCTGATCCGATTTCCAGAGAGCAGTTATTATGAGGTGTTGCGGGAAAAGCTGAAGTGGGGCGATGGCTAA